In Nocardioides cavernae, a single genomic region encodes these proteins:
- a CDS encoding 6-pyruvoyl trahydropterin synthase family protein: protein MFGVTVRDHMMVAHSFRGEVFGPAQALHGATFVVDATFRGESLDADGILVDIGRAATALAEVVGTLSYRNLDQEPVFAGTNTTTEVLARHVADRLAERITAGDLGPADHVDRLVVTLHESHVASASYERSL, encoded by the coding sequence GTGTTCGGCGTGACCGTCCGCGACCACATGATGGTGGCGCACAGCTTCCGTGGCGAGGTGTTCGGGCCCGCGCAGGCGCTGCACGGGGCGACGTTCGTGGTGGACGCGACCTTCCGCGGCGAGAGCCTCGACGCCGACGGCATCCTCGTCGACATCGGCCGGGCGGCCACGGCGCTCGCGGAGGTCGTCGGGACGCTGTCCTACCGCAACCTCGACCAGGAGCCGGTCTTCGCCGGCACCAACACCACCACCGAGGTGCTGGCCCGCCACGTCGCCGACCGCCTGGCCGAGCGGATCACCGCGGGCGACCTGGGGCCCGCCGACCACGTGGACCGGCTGGTCGTCACGCTGCACGAGTCCCACGTGGCGTCCGCGAGCTACGAGAGGTCGCTGTGA
- a CDS encoding zinc-dependent alcohol dehydrogenase has product MRARAFWLREPGAGEIRDVSLPTPRPDDVVVRTLRSAVSRGTESLVFGGRVPASQHDALRAPFQDGDFPGPVKYGYLNVGRVEEGPADLLGRDVFCLHPHQTAYVVPAGAVVPVPDGVPVARAVLAGIVETAVNALWDAPPLLGDRIAVVGAGVLGCSVARLASRVPGTSVTLVDVDASRAPVAAALGVDFALPDDAPPGCDLVVHTSATSAGLQRSLDLLASEGTVLELSWYGDEPTTVSLGGSFHSGRLALRASQVGRVAPARRDSRTTAQRLALALDLLRDDAFDCLLTGESPFEDLPEVMPRLVSRELPALCHSVTYPAGVEEVPCSA; this is encoded by the coding sequence ATGCGGGCACGGGCCTTCTGGCTCCGCGAGCCGGGCGCGGGCGAGATCCGTGACGTCTCGCTGCCCACCCCACGACCGGACGACGTGGTCGTCCGCACGCTGCGCTCCGCGGTGAGCCGCGGGACCGAGAGCCTCGTCTTCGGTGGCCGGGTGCCGGCGAGCCAGCACGACGCCCTGCGGGCGCCGTTCCAGGACGGCGACTTCCCCGGGCCGGTGAAGTACGGCTACCTCAACGTCGGTCGGGTCGAGGAGGGCCCGGCCGACCTGCTCGGCCGCGACGTCTTCTGCCTCCACCCGCACCAGACGGCGTACGTCGTCCCGGCCGGGGCGGTCGTGCCGGTGCCCGATGGCGTACCGGTGGCGCGCGCCGTGCTGGCCGGGATCGTCGAGACCGCGGTCAACGCGCTGTGGGACGCGCCGCCACTGCTCGGCGACCGGATCGCCGTGGTGGGCGCCGGCGTCCTCGGGTGCAGCGTCGCACGGCTGGCGTCGCGCGTGCCCGGCACCTCGGTGACCCTGGTCGACGTCGATGCGTCCCGTGCCCCGGTGGCCGCCGCGCTCGGCGTGGACTTCGCGCTGCCGGACGACGCGCCGCCCGGGTGCGACCTCGTCGTGCACACCAGTGCGACGTCGGCGGGCCTGCAGCGCAGCCTGGACCTGCTCGCGAGCGAGGGGACCGTGCTCGAGCTCAGCTGGTACGGCGACGAGCCGACGACCGTGTCGCTCGGGGGCAGCTTCCACTCCGGGCGGCTCGCCCTGCGTGCCAGCCAGGTGGGCCGGGTGGCGCCCGCCCGGCGTGACAGCCGCACCACCGCCCAGCGGCTCGCGCTGGCCCTGGACCTGCTCCGCGACGACGCGTTCGACTGCCTGCTGACCGGGGAGTCGCCCTTCGAGGACCTGCCCGAGGTGATGCCACGACTCGTCTCCCGCGAGCTGCCGGCGCTCTGCCACTCGGTCACCTACCCGGCCGGTGTGGAGGAGGTCCCGTGTTCGGCGTGA